The sequence GTTGGGTAATTCGCCAAACATTAGAAAAAGTTTATCTTGATCAAAGTGCAATTACAGATCAATTAGTAGAAGAAATTCACCGCCCTGCTGATGATATTGGTGCTTTAGACGTATTTGTTTCAGTTTTTAGCACTCCCCAAGGCGAGAAAGTTGATTTGTTATTACAGCAATTAACTTGTGATTTATTGCTATTGTGGGGAGAAGCCGACCCCTGGATGAATTGTCGAGAACGCTCCCAAAAGTTTCGTCAATATTATCCGCAATTAACAGAATATTTTCTCACAGCGGGTCACTGTCCCCACGATGAAGTACCGCAGCAGGTAAACTCTCTTTTACGCGACTGGGTGTTGTCGATTAAACAATGAAAGGAAACAGGGAACAGGGAACAGGGAACAGGGAACAGAGAGTAGAAAAGGTACTTTTGCAAGAGGTTTAATCAGCAATAGGTAATAGAGAAAAGTAGAAAACACCAAGATAGCCTGGATTTTTTAATTACGAATTAAGATAACTAGGTTTTAATTTTGATTAACACCAAAGGTGGTTTTTTTAGCTTCTTGCTCTATTTGCTCACTAATAATCTCTGTACCTATTGCAGGTTTATCCAAGTTAACCCTTACATTTGTTGGCTGGCTATTTATGATCGCCTTTGCATCACAAGCAACAGAAATTATTGATATGAGCGTAGCCAAAATAATTTTCGACCAAAATTTATCATCTACCATTAAAGTTTTCCCGTCAAATATGCAGTTGTTTGATTTTTATAGCATTTGTTAACCCATAACTACATCAATAGACTTCTTGCAGAAGTCGGGAACTCTTAACAAGGAACAGTGAACAGGGAACAGAGAGTAAAAAAGTTACTTTTGCAAGAGGTTTAATATAGTTGAAAAACTACTATTAACGCCAAAAACCTGGTCATTAGTGACCAGGTTCGCTCAAGTTCGCAGGTTTCAAGTTTTTAAACTGGTTAATAAACAACTAGGGTGGACATAGCAACTAGTAAACTCAGCATTTCTTAGTTTCTCCGCTTTGGGATTTGGCTTGATCTTTATCTACCAAGATTTTGCCACTTTCAAATTATGATGCTGATATTTACTTGGGTTGATGACGGGTGACACCGAGTCATTTACCCATTAAGTTTTGTTTGATGATTTGTTGGTGTCTTACTCTTCTAAGTTAGCAGTTTGATCGCTAGTCACAAAGCATTATTTACCAAAGTTGATGTTTTGTTGTTTTTTGCAATGTTGCCCAGCGATCGCCGATAATTCCCTACATCATTCCTAGCTAACTAGCAAAAAAATTTTGACAAAAATACCTGAAGTTCCACAAAGTTGCATAAAATGTCAAAATTGGGACTAAACCCTCGTACAATTGATATTACTTATCCTTAATTCAGGAGAGTTAAGCCATGCCAATGGCGGTGGGCGTAATTGAAACATTAGGTTTTCCTTCCGTGTTAGCTGCAGCAGATGCAATGGTAAAAGCTGCCGCAGTCACATTAGTGTATTATGGTCAAGCTGAAAGTGCTCGCTTGCTAGTCGCTGTTCGGGGACAAGTTGCGGAAGTCAAAACAGCAGTTGAGGCAGGAATTGCCGCAGGAGAGGAAGTTAAGACTGGTACAGTCATCACCCATTACATAGTTCCTAATCCCCCAGAAAATGTGGAGACGATCCTACCCATCCACTTCACAGCCAAATCGGAACCCTTCCGAATGTTCTAGAAAAATTCGCCAGGAAAATCTGTAGCGAAGCTGCGTACAATTATATTCACGGCGCCACATAGGTTTATTCATACAGGAGATTTTTAATGTCACTACAGGCAGTTGGAGCACTGGAAACCAAGGGTTTTCCTGCTGTATTAGCAGCAGCAGATGCAATGGTCAAAGCTGGTCGAGTTACTTTAGTTGGCTATATTCGGGTGGGTAGTGCTCGGTTTACAGTCAACATTCGCGGAGACGTTTCTGAGGTGAAAACTGCTATGGCTGCGGGTGTGGAAGCCGCAGAAAATGTCTATGGCGGTACTCTAGAATCCTGGGTGATTATTCCTCGTCCCCATGAAAACGTCGAAGCGGTGCTACCAATTGCGTACACAGACGCCGTTCAACAATATCGAGAATCTGTAGAAAACCCCATAGTCAGACCTGGCAATGGGAGATAGCACAAAAGCTATACGGCTGTAAAGACCGATCTGCAAAATAGACACTGGCGAAAATTAGACCACAGAAAAGTCAGAGCAGTAAAAACCACAGCTTTGAAGTTATATGCAATACAGATAGCTAAGGGTGTTCTACCATACTAATCTGTGGCTTATTTTTCCATGAGTATGATCTTTGCAATTACCCTAATGTCTGCGAACACAATTGAGAGCAGCTAAAATATAGTATTAGTTATTACCGGAACTTAAAATAAAAGTTAAGTAAAAATATCACCCCCATGGGTACTTTCAAATTTCCCACGATTCGATACATAATAACAACCTGTACCCTGCCTTGGATTCAGACAAGACACAAGGTTAGGAACGAAAACTGATCAAATTTACGGATTTATACCGAAAAAATTACATGAGAGTGAAACTTATGTCTGTAAAACTACGTCTTGATAGGAGTGAATCATCATAGCTCCTCTAAAATCAGGAACAGAATATCAGTTTTTCTCAAACCCTCTACACTAATAGAGTTTGCTTATTTGCCGCCAGCAGATTAGTTTCTGCGAGGGCCAATGTGTAAAGTTACAAAACTTCAGAATTTGCATGATTTCCGAAAACCATAGCAAGAAGCATTTCCAGGAGTTAGAGAGGAAACTTATCGTCACAATAGGTAAATTCCTGCATAAAGTTAGTCAATCTAGACGTAATAAAAGTGGAATCGTTGAGATGTCTTCTGGCAGAAGATGAAAAGAGGGGCAACTACCAGCTAAAACATTAAGTGCGACAAATGGGGGTTGTGATGCAAACTTTAGAACAGGGTTTTGAGGAGCGCAATCTCGCTATGGTAACAGAAGGAGAAAACCTAGCGCAAAATTGGCAAAAACGTTTAGCGGCAGAATGTCCAGAACAGAGTGCAGCTATGAGAGAAAGTATAGTTCTCTGGCTTCTGGGGCGTGACCATCAGCGGTTTAATCTGCTCAACCCCAAAGAATTAGAGATCGCCAAGCAAGCAATGGAATACCGCTATCGGATATTACTACAGCGTTACTTGGGGATGTCTAGAGAACGCGCTTATCGTAACTTAATTACGCGGCTGGCGAGTTTGGTAACGTTGCGGAATAAAATTCAGACTTGGGTATCACTGAGCCGCGATCGCCAGCGTAGTGTTGTTGATGTGTTACAAGAGGTAATTCAAGAATTATTACAAGGTGATAGCTACATTCAAGATCAAATGGCGCGGATTGGCGAAATCACAACGGACAAGCGACTAAGAGATACCCTGCTGTTCGCCAGTATAGAGGAATATGCTCTACGACCAGTGCGTAATCAACCCCTACTGGCCTATCGCTTCGTCAACTACCTGCGACGTACCCAGCGCGGTGGCTTGACCCAAGTACCAGGTAGCGACTTGATTAGGCTAGTTTCCGAAGAAATTCTTACAGATGATAACGACAACCGGGTAAATTTAGTAGATACTCAAGCGATCGCCGAATATCAACAAGCGCAACAACTAGAAGAACAACAAGCACTGCGTCAGGGAGTGCAAAAAGAATTTGAAAATTATTTACAAGAAAATCTCGATGCAGAAGCCGTGCAATGGTTACAACTCTATCTGCAAGGTAAAACCCAAGACGAGATTGCGAGAAAACTCAACAAACCAATTAAGGAAATATACCGTCTGCGAGAAAAAATTAGTTACCATGCAGTGCGTGTATTTGCCCTCAAAGATCAACCAGAATTAGTCGATAACTGGCTCTCAATTTCCCTCAAAGAGCATAACCTAGGACTGACACCAAACCAATGGCAACAACTTTATACACAATTGACTCAAACCGGGCGACAAGTCCTAGATTTGCAAAAAGCCGGTAACTCCATAGAAGCGATCGCCCAACAGTTAAAACTCAAAACCCATCAAGTGATGGGCGAATGGACAAAAGTCTACCTCGCAGCCCAAGCCTTAAGAACTCAACACTAACTCAATCAAGATGAGTTTGTAGTCAGCACTGGAGTGTCTAAAAATCTACCGACTTTAGTCCTGACTACGAGCGATTCACCTTTGAGAGACACAGTACTAATATCAAACTTAGCAAGATTTAGTAGGGATACAGCATCCATAATCTGGCGATTGACAAATAGCTGGCATCTGTAATTAAAGTATTTTTATTTACTCCCAACTAACTTAGAGCCAAAATAGTAGAGAAGCAAATATTTGGCAATCAAATCTATGTCGTCTTCTGAGGGCAAATTCACCAACACCGCAGCGATGGGACAGCCAACATCAGCGCCCACTCCTGAGCAAAAGGATTTACTAAGCGATCGCCACCAGATATACTCTCTAATTGATAGCCTCTTATCCTTTGAAGCTTGCTTATATCACCAAATTTTGCCCCTCAAACTAGGGGACAACAAGCTGTTGCTGGGTATGGTCTCACCACAAGAGAGCGAAGCCCTAGACTATGCGAATCGGATTTTGTCCTCTATTCATTGCACGATGGTTGTAGAGCCAATCGCCGCTGACCTCCACCACACCATACTCTCAGCTTACTTAAACCACAAAAATACATCCCCCTCACAAGCCAAACCAGCACAGCAGCTAACAGAAGAATTGAGCCACAACAGCACAACTGTTACCAAAAACAACTGGGAAATTATTACAAATCATCAAGAAATATTACCAAATTCCTATTCACAAGCAGAAAACTTATCTGAAACTACCACCCTCATCAGTACCTTTAGCAAAAATAAAGAAGCAAAAACCGAACCAGCCCAGCTACGGCAAAATTCAACCGCTTTGTCAGTGCAAATCCCAGAGATATTAAGTCCTATTGAATTATTACCAAAATTACCACCAAAAAGATTATTAGAAGAACTATTAGGACGGGTACTGGCTGGAGGAATTGGTCGCCTGTATTTAGAAAGACAGCCTTATCAAGGCAAAATACTTTGGAGCGACAATGGAGTTTTACAATCTGTCATTGAAAATTTGCCCCTTTCTGTTCTGCAAGGAGTGCTGAATGAATTAAAGCGATTTGCAGGCTTACCCATCACCACAATTACCGAGCCAAAACAAATAGAAAAAGAATGTTTACATCAACAAAAACGGTTATTATTACGCCTGCGAGTGATGCCAGGAATTTATGGCGAAGAAGCTACACTACAAGTATTGCGAGGAGCAGCACTAAAATTTTATCAACAACAGCAATTGGGTCATGTGAGTCGTGACACCTTAAGCATTGCTCAACAACTAAACTTAAAGTTGCACGAATTGCAACAACGACTGGTTGTCAATTCCAGTCTGCAATCTGACCAGTTAAATGCTTTGCTGACTCTGAACAAACTCATGGCTAACATAGACCAACAAATCAAAACTATGGCTGCAATTAACCAACCGGACGACACAATTAAATAATTTATAAATCAGTTAGCAAACATCAACCAAACTCTATCCTGAAAGGTAAATATACCTGCAATTGTCACAAATAAAAAATAACGCTATCCCTTAGTTAGCTTGATTTGCGTCCACATATTTAATTCAGTAAAACCGCTGATTGCGATCACAGACCTAATTGTTATGTTGTAGTGTAAATCCAGACAACAAATTCTGGAAATTTAAAGCTAAAATTACAACATTTTGGCTTTGATAATTAGTCAAAAATTACTATTTTTAAACTGCTTTTTTGTACATATTTCATGCAAACAGAGGTTTTTAGCGAACTTTTTCCCTTACTGAGTACAGCCAATCCACAAAGTCTGGAATGGCTACTCAACGTAGCCACTGACCACGAATACCCGCCTGAGAGAGCCGTTTTAATGGAAGATGCTTGGGGTAATGCGGTTTACTTCGTTGTTTCCGGTTGGGTCAAAGTTAGACTTAACTCTGGAAGCGATTCTGTGGCTTTGGCGATATTAGGGCGGGGTGATTTTTTTGGCGAAATGGCCATTCTCGATGAATCTCCGCGCTCCACCGATGTCATTGCTCTGTCACCTGTGAAATTATTAAGCATTTCCAGAGAACGGTTTATTCAAATTTTATTTAAAGACCCGCATTTACATCACCGAATGTTACAACTGATGGTGCGACGTTTACGGCAAATTAATTTGCGATTACAAATGCGGTCTGCACCACCAGCGGTGAAACTAGCGCAAATTCTAGTTAGTTTAAGCGAAAACTATAGTCACAAATCAGACAAAGACAGAGAAATTTTTAACCTTTCCCATAAAGATCTAGCGCAGGTGGCAGATATTAGTGTGGACGAAGCCGCTAAAATTATGGAAAAGCTCCATGAGAAAGGTTGGATTAAAATCGACACAATTAACAACGCGATTTATCTGCTCAATTTTCCACAATTGGTGAATTTAGCTGGCAAAGTCTAAGAAATTTTGGCACAGGATGGGATAAAAAACCTAATTACCTTGTGGTTGGGGTATTTTAGCTGATAGCCGACAGTCTTTATACCTCAGTTGACTCTTGACTCCTGACCTTTAACTCCTGACTATATTCTAATAACTCAGAACTCAGAATTCAGGACTCAGTACTCAAGATGACTGAAGCAACCGCATTGCGTTGGCAAAACCGCCCTCACGAAAACTTGCCAACTATCCATTATCTCGTGGCTATGCCTCAACCAGAAACCCATCTGTTTGAGGTGACTTTGCAGATTGTAGATTATCAATTGCCAATTTTGGATTTAAAACTGCCGGTGTGGACGCCTGGCTCTTATTTGGTGCGAGAATATGCGAAAAATTTGCAAGATTTCGCCGTTTTTGCCGCAGATAAACCGTTATCTTGGCGAAAAATTAGTAAAAATCATTGGCAGGTAGAAACAGGTAATGTTACTCAATTAACTGTACACTACCGAATTTTTGCTAATGAACTATCAGTCAGAACAAATCATTTAGATTCTACCCACGGTTATTTTAATGGGGCGGCGATATTTTTTCGGCTACTGGGATGGGAACAGCAACCAATTCGGGTGACGATTACACCAGCGCGTCCAGAATGGTTAGTAACTACGCCTTTACCATCAGACCCGGAGCTAGCTAATACTTTTTATGCGGCAGATTTTGATACTCTGGTTGACAGCCCGTTTGAAATTGGTACTCACCAGTTGTATCAGTTTGAAGTTTTGGGTAAATCTCATGAATTAGCAATCTGGGGGGGAGGAAATTTCCAGCCACAGGAAATGATTGCGGATATTGAAAAGATTATCCATGTGGAAGCACAGATGTTTGGTGGCTTGCCTTATGAAAGGTACGTGTTTATCTTACATTTATTTCACCAAGCCTATGGTGGTTTGGAGCATAAAACATCTTGCTCATTGATTTATCATCGTTTTGGGTTTCGCAATCGAGAAAAATGCGATCGCTTTCTACAATTGGTCGCCCATGAATTCTTTCACTTGTGGAATGTCAAGCGGATTCGTCCCCAAGCTTTGGAAGTTTTTGATTATGATCAGGAGAACTATACACCTTCTCTGTGGTTTTGTGAGGGGACTACGAGTTATTACGACTTATTGATTCCTTTGTGGGCAGGAATTTATGATGTAAAGTCGTTTTTAAATCATTTGAGCCAGGAAATTACTAAATTTCTCACCACACCAGGGCGGAAAGTGCAATCACTTTCGGAATCAAGTTTTGATACTTGGATTAAGCTTTATCGCCCAGATGCAAATAGTGCTAATTCGCAAATTTCCTATTATTTAAAAGGAGCAATAGTTTCTTTGTTCCTAGATTTGTTAATTCGTTCCGAGTCCCAAAATCGCCGCTCCTTAGATGATGTGATGCGGAAAATGTGGCAACAATTCGGTGTAGATGAAATTGGCTATACACCAGAACAATTGCAGTCAGTAATTGCATCGGTAGCTGAGAGAGATTTGACAGATTTCTTTAAACGCTATATTGATGGCACAGAAGAATTACCCTTTAATGAATATTTAGCACCTTTTGGTTTGCAATTGGTAGCAGAATCGGCAGAAGAACCTTATTTAGGTGTCAGGGTAAATAATGAAAATGGACGGGAGATGATTAAATTTGTCGAGGTCGGCTCACCTGCACAATTAGCAGGAATTGATGCAGGTGATGAGTTGTTGGCGATTAATGGGATGAAGGTAATGGGTGGGGGATTAGGCGATCGCCTCAAAGATTACCAGCCAAATGATACAATCCAGGTTACGGTTTTTCACCATGATTTACTCCGTTCTTTGAGTGTGACTCTCGCTCCCTCAGTTCCTAGCAAATATCAAGTGATTTCAATACCAAATCCTGATTTGGTGCAAAGAGATAATTTAGCTGGCTGGTTGGGTTCCCGGATTGCTTCCGTAGATTAGGTTTTGAAAAAGTATTGCTGGAAACTTGACAAAAATCCGGCGTACTTAGAAAATTGTTAAACGATATCTTCCCCGTTCCTGTGGGTTAGCGGAAATCACCACTACGTAGTAAGTATCGTCTTTGGGCAATTTGGCACGGTCGATCAAGGCGCTATACTTACCATCCTGGGCGTTATCTGTAGCGATTCTGTTTCCTTGAGAGTCGAGCAAGACGATGTATGGAGAAAAGTTTTCCCACAAACTATCTACGCGAATGCTAACGAGCTGGTCTTTTTTCCCCTGAAACTGAGAAAGTTCGTAGGGGCTGCGATTCTGTTTGAGGGTGAAACTTTGCTCATTTAACTCAGCCGATTCGTCGATGTTATAGCTGGCTCTATCATTCCTTAAAGCCAGGCTATAACGACCTGTATCTCCAGGATTGCGACTAGTTACTGCAATTGTATAAGTACCACTTGCAGGTAGTCGCACATAAATAAATGCATCTTTAGTTTCGTTGCTCGCTGCGTCGCTACCTCGTTTGACAATCACTTGGTTATCGGGGTCGAGAAGAAACATAAAGGGGTTGAGACTGAGATTGTTAGAGCGACGTTGATCGGCGCTGCCAATTAATCTAATCTGGATTAGTTGGTTTGCTTGCCCTGAAAATTTATAAAAATGAAAATATCTGCCTTGAGATTGAAAATCACCCTTCGCTAGAATATCGAAGGCGATATCTACAAAATTAATTTCTTTGTAATTAGGAGTTTTAGGGAGAGAAATAACTGAACTTTCAGAAGTTGAATTATTGCTGCGAGAATGGGAAGCTGGTTGACGCCCTCTAGACTGGGGTGGGTTAGAGCTCCCGCTCGCACTGCGTGGATTGGGATTAGAATCTTTAGGTCTAGTCGGTTTAGGTGCGACGCTACCTCCTGCTGGTTTGGGGGTAGGGTCAGAATTTTCAGGTTTAGATGGTCTAGAACTACTATTATTATTCCTCGGCTGGGGAGCAGGAGCAGAATTTATGGTATTGGGTGATGTTTTAGCTGGTAGAGGTGAATCAATCTGTTGTTTAGGTTGTGTAGCTACGGGTGGTTGAGCTGCGGGGATTTTTTCAATTCCTTGCTTGACTGCTTCTGGTTGTCTCTCATCTGGTGTTTTAGCAATTGTGAATTTTCCTCTAAATTCGGGAACTTCTAAAGCATTAATAGGTACAAGATTATCTGCTAATAACAAACCAGTGCTCACAGAAAAAATCATGGCTAATGCAAATGTGCTCCGAGATTTTTTGTTAGTTTTCACTCTGATTTCACTCCTCTTGATTGCAGTTGGTTTTGATTTTTGATGTTTAGGGTTTGTGGTAAGGACTAAAGTCCTGATTTGATTTTTCAACAGCACTGACTACGCATCTATCTGCTATTTTCTATTTTCTATTAAGCGTTCCCTACCCACACAAGTAAATTCTCCAAATCAAAGCGAATTGCTATATGATATGTCGTGCATTAATATGTACTCAAACAGCAAAAGGATTCCCAGTATGCGCTGCTGCCTGAATCCCGATTGCCCAAATCCGCACAATCATGATAGTCACCAGTATTGTCAAAGTTGTAATACACCACTAATACCATTACTTAGGGGTCGTTATCGCGTGATTAAGGTACTATCTGACGAAGGTGGATTTGGTAGAACCTATCTAGCGGAAGATGTCGATAAGCTCAATGAATGGTGTGTGGTCAAGCAATTCGCGCCAAAATTTCAGGAAAGTTCCGCTTTAAAAAAGGCAGTAGAGCTATTTAAAGAAGAAGCTAAACAACTGCAAAAATTGGGCGAACATGACCAAATACCCGCACTATTGGCTTATTTTGAACAAAATAACTACCTGTTTTTGGTGCAGCAGTTTATTGATGGGCAGAATTTATCACAGGAATTACAACAAGGGATAACCTACAACGAAAGTAAAATTCTCCAATTGCTACTCGATTTGCTTCCTGTGCTGAAGTTTATCCACGATCGCGGTATCATTCATCGAGATATCAAGCCACAGAATATTATCCGTCGTCAGCGGGATGGACGATTGGTCTTGATTGACTTCGGTTCGTCAAAGCAATTGACAGTAACGGTACAGACTCAAATCGGCACAACTATCGGCTCCCACGGTTACACCCCCATGGAACAGATGCACAATGGTGAAGCTTATCCAGCCAGCGATTTGTTCAGTTTGGGTACCACTTGCTTTCATCTACTGACGGGGGTTCGTCCATCTCAATTGTGGATGGAACATGGTTATAGCTGGGTTTCTTCTTGGCGACGACATCTATCTAATTCTGGGAGTGTTAAGGTTCCTCTGTCTGGATATTTGAGCGAGGTTCTAGATAATCTCTTGCAAACAGATATTCAACAGCGTTATCAATCTGCTGATGAAGTGCTCAAAGACTTGACAAATGAACCATCATTCACTTCTGCACCTGCAACTTTACTCACAGTTTCATCAACTACTCAAAGGGTAAATCGGCTGTTGGTGTACGCGGCGATTTTGTTGTTGGGATTAGGAGGAGTTTGGTATTTACAAGCTCGTGTATTTAGCTCCCATCAACCTGTAAACAAAGTCTCTCAAGCGCCAAGCACCCTCAAAGGTCACGCCAGTGATGTGAATTCCGTAGCTTTTGCGCCCGATGGTGTCACCTTGGCTAGCGGTAGTGACGACAAGACAATTAAGCTGTGGAATTTGGCAAATAATCAAGAAATTCGGACTTTGAAAGGTCACTCTCAATGGATTTGGACTGTGGCTTTTTCTCCCGATGGTCAGACTTTGGCGAGTGGGAGTGCTGACAAGACGATTAAGTTGTGGAATGTGTCGAGCGGTAAAGAAATTCGTACTTTGGCGGGTAACGGTGACGGGATCACATCTGTCGCTTTTAGTCCTGATGGGAAAATTCTCGCCAGTGGTAGTTTAGATCAGAAAATTAAATTGTGGAATGTAGCAACAGGAAAAGAAATTCACACTTTATCTGGTCACTCTCAAGCAGTTGCGAGTGTGGCTTTTTCTCCTGATGGTCAGACTTTGGCTAGTGGTGGTTGGGATAAAAAAATTAAACTGTGGAACTTAACGACAGAAAAGGAAATTCGCACCTTTGAGGGACATTCTCAATTAGTTCAGGCTGTGGCTTTCAGTCCCGATGGTGTCAGTTTGGCTAGTGGTAGTAAGGACAAAACTATCAAATTGTGGAATTTAGTAACGGGGGAAGCAATTCGCACGTTGACAGGGCATACAGATAAAGTTAATTCTATTGTTTATTTACCAAAATCAATCAACCAAAAAAATCAAACTGTTGCCAATTTAGCTAGCGGTAGTAGCGACAACACTGTGAAATTGTGGAATTTAGAAACAGGAAAAGAAATTCGCACTCTGAAGACTGGTTCAGGCTATATTTATGCTGTTGCTAGTAGTCCTAATGGCAAAATGATCGCTAGTGGTGGAAGTGCGGATAATATTATTAAAATCTGGCAAATCTCAAACTAAACAGCATTCGATAGTAGCCATAACTGAGGCTGCTAGTGATGATAAATCGTAGCCACCCTCTAAACCAAAAACTATTTTTCTAGTAATACCTAAACAATAATTGCTGAATAAACCATAATCTTGTGGTTGTAAATTGATGCTGGCTAGAGGGTCGTCAGCATTAGCATCATACCCAGCGCTGATAATTAGTAAATCAGCTTGAAAATTGGCTAAAAAAGGAACTATATTTTCACTAAATAGTGGTTGATACACACTCATATTACTACCCGGTGGCACGGGCAAATTTAAAACATTATCATAAAAGCCGCGCTCTACAGCCCTACCAGTACCGGGATAGCATGGGTATTGATGGAGAGAACAGTAAGCAATTTGAGGGTGATTTTCCACGATCGCCTGTGTACCGTTGCCATGATGCACATCCCAATCTAAAATTGCTACACGGTCAATTCCGGGTTGTTTGAGGGCGTAAATAGCAGCGATCGCCGCATTGGAAAATAAGCAAAAGCCCATCCCTGCGTCGCTTTCGGCGTGATGTCCCGGTGGACGAGCTAAAACAAAAGCCGGATTCTGGCTGGACAGCACGTTATCAACTCCATCCAGCCAAGCGTTTACTGCTAATAATGCTACATCATAACTGCGGGGAGATACGGGTGTATCGCCATCTAAATAACCGCCACCAGTAGCGGCGATTTCTCGAACTTTTTGAATGTAAGCTGGGGTGTGGACTGTTTCTAAAAACGGGATGAGAGAGGGGTTTTCAGATACTGGTGTGGGTGAGAGCCAAGTAATTTTTTCTGCAAATGTAGATGATTTGAGTGCGTGAGCGATCGCACTTAATCGTTCTGGCCTCTCTGGATGGTATTTTCCCGTTTTGTGTTCGAGAAATTCATCGGTATAAATAACTGGTAGCATAAGCTAAAGCAGTTGAGCAGTAAGATACTGAATGCAATTGTCATCTTACTACTGTTCGTCCAAATCAATCATCTCATCCGCTGGTTGATCATAGATTTCGGGAACGATAGCCGGATTTCCCCGCAGTTCTGTAGGTGATTGTTGGCGCATCACATCGTCTATGTTGGGCGGATGTTTGATTTTGTCTAATAACTCCGGACTTAGTGGCGATGAATCACTTTCTGTATTGATATTATCTTTGTTAGTCATGAATTTTTACCCAAGTTCACTTGGCCAGCTTAAAAGACATGATGACAAGATGCCTACTATCTGCGGACTTAAGCTCAGAGTGGAGTTTTTGATGGTGAGGGGACTGTATTTAATTTGGGGGATGTCGCCGAGAAATTAGGAGACTTAAGCCGCTGAGAGCTAATAGTGAAGGTGTCAACCAATCGCCCCAACGCACATATAACGTTTTTGTTTGGCGGCGATAAATGGTTTCGGCGTGGGTTTCGTAGGTGTTGTATCCAGATAACCACAAAGTTTTGCCGTGGGGATTGACAAAACCTGAATATCCTGTATTGGTGGCGCGGACTGCCCAGCGATCGCTTTCAATTGCCCGCATGATATCCTGGGCGTGATGCTGAAATGGCATTGCTGGGCTGTAATGAGCATCGTTGGAGGAACTGAGGATGAATTGTCCACCAGCCGCTGCTTGACGCCGAAATACTTCACCAAATGCCGATTCGTAACAAATACTAGCGATCGCTCTGCCAAAAGGTGTATCAAAAACTTGGTTATCTGCGCCTGGGACTTGGTGTGCATCTAGAGGCGATAAGCGTTGAATAATTGCGCCGAATACTTCTTCAAAAGGGATATATTCTCCCAATGGTACGAGTTTGGCTTTGTCGTAGCG is a genomic window of Fortiea contorta PCC 7126 containing:
- a CDS encoding serine/threonine-protein kinase; the encoded protein is MRCCLNPDCPNPHNHDSHQYCQSCNTPLIPLLRGRYRVIKVLSDEGGFGRTYLAEDVDKLNEWCVVKQFAPKFQESSALKKAVELFKEEAKQLQKLGEHDQIPALLAYFEQNNYLFLVQQFIDGQNLSQELQQGITYNESKILQLLLDLLPVLKFIHDRGIIHRDIKPQNIIRRQRDGRLVLIDFGSSKQLTVTVQTQIGTTIGSHGYTPMEQMHNGEAYPASDLFSLGTTCFHLLTGVRPSQLWMEHGYSWVSSWRRHLSNSGSVKVPLSGYLSEVLDNLLQTDIQQRYQSADEVLKDLTNEPSFTSAPATLLTVSSTTQRVNRLLVYAAILLLGLGGVWYLQARVFSSHQPVNKVSQAPSTLKGHASDVNSVAFAPDGVTLASGSDDKTIKLWNLANNQEIRTLKGHSQWIWTVAFSPDGQTLASGSADKTIKLWNVSSGKEIRTLAGNGDGITSVAFSPDGKILASGSLDQKIKLWNVATGKEIHTLSGHSQAVASVAFSPDGQTLASGGWDKKIKLWNLTTEKEIRTFEGHSQLVQAVAFSPDGVSLASGSKDKTIKLWNLVTGEAIRTLTGHTDKVNSIVYLPKSINQKNQTVANLASGSSDNTVKLWNLETGKEIRTLKTGSGYIYAVASSPNGKMIASGGSADNIIKIWQISN
- a CDS encoding histone deacetylase — protein: MLPVIYTDEFLEHKTGKYHPERPERLSAIAHALKSSTFAEKITWLSPTPVSENPSLIPFLETVHTPAYIQKVREIAATGGGYLDGDTPVSPRSYDVALLAVNAWLDGVDNVLSSQNPAFVLARPPGHHAESDAGMGFCLFSNAAIAAIYALKQPGIDRVAILDWDVHHGNGTQAIVENHPQIAYCSLHQYPCYPGTGRAVERGFYDNVLNLPVPPGSNMSVYQPLFSENIVPFLANFQADLLIISAGYDANADDPLASINLQPQDYGLFSNYCLGITRKIVFGLEGGYDLSSLAASVMATIECCLV